Part of the Planococcus plakortidis genome is shown below.
GCGTAGTTCATCAGGTCTTGCCAATAAACCCGTTTCTTCCTCCAGCTCGCGGAGAGCCCCCGTCAAACTGCTTTCTCCCGCCACCACGGAGCCGCGTGTCGTTTCCCAAAGCATCGGAAGCGGCTTTTCCGGATCTCGTTGCGTCATGAAAATCCTTCCATCTGCATTGAGCGTGATGACTTCCGCGACAATGTGGAACTCGCCAGGACGCAATTTATTGCCTCTCATATGTTTCTTTCCGAGCGGGTTCCGCTCTCCATCATATAAATCCCAAACTTCCATTTCCCTTTGCTCCCATCCCTTGAACGTGAATTCCCGACATATACTCCTCAAGTAGTTACTCCTGTTTATACTTTAAAGAATATTCCCATTAATTAACAGACTTTTTTCACTCATTTTGGAATTTTATTTTTCACTAAAAAAAGTGCCGGAGACAGACGCCCCCGGCACTCGAT
Proteins encoded:
- a CDS encoding NUDIX hydrolase, encoding MEVWDLYDGERNPLGKKHMRGNKLRPGEFHIVAEVITLNADGRIFMTQRDPEKPLPMLWETTRGSVVAGESSLTGALRELEEETGLLARPDELRFLGQMKGGNYFLDSYVWRCKERIDMDALQLQPGEVCAAQLVNWIEFQQMNRERLIVPSVYQRMEHYFEKLASFSTYAWDGSFR